In Williamwhitmania sp., one genomic interval encodes:
- a CDS encoding phosphatase PAP2 family protein, translating to MERSTTKLLPLDIATFAYISITTIFMTLFSWKLNDIGIHLLVRLGFVMIAWWLIVAEKKSSKVLLSFFRRAYPLAFLGYFYTETDYLNNLLFSNFDPKIFSLEQFLFGFQPSINFFQHFPMPWFSELMNFGYFSYYFLVFGLTVWLFIKNRKMFDYSLFVIVFSFYIYYLIFIAFPVAGPQYFLPESLKHIPNSGIFREMVVLVERLGEGPTAAFPSSHVGIGIIIAILCAKYAKPLLAWILPLVFILCLSTIYVKAHYAVDVLAGFISAPLIFLLSSQTYRWLAKFTTLSK from the coding sequence ATGGAGCGCAGTACCACCAAACTGTTACCGCTTGACATTGCAACATTTGCCTACATCTCTATAACGACCATTTTCATGACCCTCTTCTCATGGAAATTAAACGACATAGGGATTCATTTGCTCGTAAGACTTGGCTTTGTGATGATTGCTTGGTGGTTAATTGTAGCTGAGAAGAAAAGTTCAAAAGTTCTATTATCATTTTTTAGAAGGGCTTACCCGCTGGCTTTTCTTGGCTACTTCTACACCGAGACCGATTATCTCAACAACCTTCTCTTCAGCAATTTTGATCCAAAAATATTCAGCCTCGAGCAATTCCTTTTTGGATTCCAGCCCAGCATTAACTTCTTCCAACATTTTCCAATGCCATGGTTTAGTGAGCTGATGAATTTTGGATATTTTTCCTACTACTTTCTTGTGTTTGGCCTTACGGTTTGGCTATTCATCAAGAATAGGAAGATGTTCGATTACTCCCTCTTCGTTATAGTGTTTTCATTTTACATCTACTACCTTATTTTTATTGCCTTTCCGGTTGCTGGGCCGCAGTACTTCCTCCCGGAATCCCTCAAGCATATTCCCAACTCCGGTATCTTTCGTGAGATGGTTGTTTTGGTGGAACGGCTGGGAGAAGGTCCAACAGCCGCCTTCCCCAGCTCGCATGTGGGCATTGGAATTATTATTGCCATTCTGTGCGCCAAGTATGCCAAACCGCTGCTTGCTTGGATTCTTCCACTTGTTTTTATTCTTTGCCTCTCCACCATCTACGTAAAGGCGCACTATGCCGTTGATGTGCTTGCAGGCTTCATCAGCGCGCCTCTAATATTTCTCCTCTCATCCCAAACTTATCGATGGCTTGCAAAATTTACAACGCTTAGTAAATGA
- a CDS encoding Crp/Fnr family transcriptional regulator: MIDKLINTLKVDKENWTKFQDCFVEKEIASKSVLLHEGEVSNNIYLIKKGCLREWFNKEGKDITFQFFLEGQPVASIDSFMNQKPSLFTIESIESTTILSIGKADFEKLLIAYPEFKNGFQDFIFQRFRIYGQLFLSRIKDTPQERYMDLIQNHPEILKRVPQHYIASFLGITPISLSRIRNRK, encoded by the coding sequence ATGATAGATAAATTGATAAATACTTTAAAAGTCGATAAGGAAAACTGGACAAAGTTTCAGGATTGCTTTGTTGAAAAAGAAATTGCATCAAAATCTGTATTATTACACGAAGGCGAAGTTTCAAACAACATTTATTTAATTAAAAAGGGCTGTTTGAGAGAGTGGTTTAATAAAGAGGGGAAAGATATAACGTTTCAATTCTTTCTTGAAGGTCAACCCGTTGCTTCGATTGATAGTTTTATGAATCAAAAACCAAGTCTTTTCACAATCGAAAGTATTGAGTCAACTACCATTTTGTCGATTGGGAAAGCTGATTTCGAAAAACTACTGATTGCTTATCCCGAATTTAAAAATGGATTTCAGGATTTTATTTTTCAACGTTTTAGAATTTACGGACAATTATTTCTTTCAAGGATAAAGGACACACCACAAGAACGATACATGGATTTAATTCAAAACCATCCCGAAATACTCAAACGTGTTCCACAACATTATATAGCTTCTTTTTTGGGGATAACGCCGATTTCGCTAAGTCGAATTCGAAATCGAAAGTAA
- the miaB gene encoding tRNA (N6-isopentenyl adenosine(37)-C2)-methylthiotransferase MiaB, protein MKYHLLTLGCQMNTSDGERVRAVLEREGFSETLTEDDADILGILACSVRQKPIDKVYNKIAEWNRAKNHRNLITFISGCVLPADREKFLKLFDFVFPMSELNQLPEMIRGYGVATPASLKQQGNSPILPNNENIYSLWNIRPKYSSGFEAYVPIQNGCDKMCTFCAVPYTRGREVSRPSAEILDEVEQLVKQGYKAITLLGQNVNSYGLDKPNTEISFAELLEKIGQLGDSSHEEFWVYFTSPHPSDMDPKVFEVIAQHRCLAKQIHLPLQSGDEKLLIHMNRRHDVETYRELVAKLRASLPQATLFTDIIVGFCGETEEQFQNTVEAFKEFRFNMAYIAQYSPRPGAASYRWDDDVPFNVKKERHLRLTEVLKRISLEHNLKLVGQTVKVLVTGTEQRTPYLTGYTEGRLVTRILATEGSLIGKIITVRITTANELSLAGEPLLVTTAITA, encoded by the coding sequence TTGAAATACCATTTGCTCACGCTGGGATGTCAGATGAACACCTCGGATGGGGAACGCGTTAGGGCAGTGCTCGAACGGGAAGGGTTTAGCGAAACGCTTACCGAAGATGACGCTGATATTCTGGGCATTCTGGCCTGCTCTGTGCGCCAAAAGCCCATCGATAAGGTTTACAACAAGATTGCCGAATGGAATCGTGCAAAGAACCATCGCAACCTCATAACCTTTATCTCCGGCTGCGTATTGCCCGCCGACAGGGAGAAGTTTCTGAAGTTGTTCGACTTTGTATTTCCCATGAGCGAGCTAAACCAGCTACCCGAGATGATAAGGGGCTACGGTGTGGCAACGCCTGCTTCGCTTAAGCAGCAAGGCAACTCGCCCATTCTCCCCAACAACGAGAACATCTACTCGCTATGGAACATACGGCCTAAGTATAGCTCGGGCTTTGAAGCCTACGTGCCAATTCAAAATGGCTGCGATAAAATGTGCACCTTCTGCGCCGTGCCCTACACTAGAGGCAGGGAGGTTTCGCGCCCATCGGCAGAGATACTGGATGAGGTGGAGCAGCTGGTAAAGCAGGGCTACAAGGCCATTACGCTGCTGGGGCAAAACGTAAACTCCTACGGTCTCGACAAGCCCAACACGGAAATCTCCTTTGCTGAGCTGCTGGAAAAAATTGGTCAGCTGGGTGACAGCTCCCACGAGGAGTTCTGGGTTTACTTTACCTCGCCTCACCCTTCGGACATGGACCCAAAGGTGTTTGAGGTAATTGCGCAACACCGCTGCCTGGCAAAGCAAATTCATTTGCCCCTGCAGAGCGGCGACGAAAAGCTGCTCATCCACATGAACCGACGCCACGACGTGGAGACCTACCGCGAGCTGGTTGCTAAGCTACGGGCCTCGCTGCCCCAGGCCACGCTCTTTACCGACATTATTGTGGGTTTCTGCGGTGAAACCGAGGAGCAGTTTCAAAACACGGTGGAGGCCTTCAAGGAGTTTAGGTTCAACATGGCCTACATTGCGCAATACTCGCCACGGCCCGGTGCGGCAAGCTACCGCTGGGACGACGACGTTCCCTTCAACGTAAAAAAGGAGCGCCATCTTAGGCTTACCGAGGTGCTTAAGCGCATAAGCCTGGAGCACAACCTCAAACTAGTTGGACAAACTGTTAAGGTGCTAGTCACCGGAACCGAGCAGCGTACCCCCTACCTCACCGGCTACACCGAGGGTCGGCTGGTTACCAGAATTCTAGCCACAGAAGGCTCACTGATTGGGAAAATAATAACGGTGAGGATTACCACGGCCAACGAACTTTCGCTGGCAGGAGAACCCCTCTTGGTCACCACCGCCATAACCGCATAG
- a CDS encoding radical SAM protein — MNTSCDILLVTPPLLQLNTPYPATAYLKAFLAAEGFSVGQADLSIETFNALLSESSMRRIFDTTNGSLLQKSSNLNHIYQNLERYLQLLPSVLQFLQGQRPELAHRIASRQLLPEAERFKAIADMEWAFGTLGVQERASHIATLFLEDVCTFIRETASPHFEPIRYAEKLAVYAPTFDNLQEEMEGTADPVMEAMEQLLRARMVEQQPKMVGFTVPFPGNLLAALRGCRLIKKEFPHTITVLGGGFPTTELRSLTDTRIFAYADYVVLDDGLSAIRAIAQRHIGNRETVQPFSTWYLENNELQFSPESKDDAVKFAQLPCPDFTDLPHHLYLGLLDMPNPMHQLWSNGRWNKLMLAHGCYWAGCTFCDTTLPYIQRFEPRKAADIANHMEQVATQTGSWGFHFVDEAAPPRLLKELSLELIRRKLPATWWTNIRFEKAFTPDLCRLMAAAGCIAVSGGIEVASDRILQLINKGVSVDQATKVTRSFSEAGIMTHAYLMYGFPTETLQETIDSLEVVRQLFEEGNLQSGFWHRFAMTEHSPVGKNPGNFGAKRISSTPSPFANNEVPFTAPFDHNLDMVGEGLRVATYNYMQGLGFDLPLNKWFSGKIPQPTHLKSRIKHHNQTQNIDLPQEHSRMVWLGGGAQINPKGEVDVAGTKSSLSIRCNPVQAQWLVNTIAALTTTPGISYATLKESYQNETGEPLELFLFGKQGTAVGKAGLLIV; from the coding sequence ATGAATACCTCGTGCGACATATTGCTGGTTACCCCGCCGCTGCTGCAGCTGAACACCCCCTACCCTGCCACGGCCTACCTGAAGGCTTTTTTGGCTGCAGAGGGGTTCAGCGTTGGGCAGGCCGACCTGAGCATTGAGACCTTCAATGCGCTGCTTTCGGAATCGTCCATGAGGAGAATTTTCGACACGACCAACGGCAGCCTACTCCAAAAGAGCAGCAACCTCAACCATATTTATCAAAACCTCGAACGCTACCTGCAGCTGCTTCCCTCGGTGCTGCAATTCCTGCAGGGCCAGCGCCCGGAGCTGGCGCACCGCATTGCCTCCCGACAGCTTCTACCCGAAGCCGAACGGTTTAAGGCCATTGCCGACATGGAGTGGGCCTTTGGCACCCTTGGTGTGCAGGAGAGGGCTAGCCACATTGCCACCCTCTTTCTGGAAGATGTTTGCACCTTCATCCGCGAAACGGCAAGTCCACACTTTGAGCCCATCCGCTACGCAGAGAAGCTGGCGGTATACGCACCCACCTTCGATAATTTGCAGGAGGAGATGGAGGGCACTGCCGACCCGGTGATGGAGGCCATGGAGCAGCTGCTGCGCGCACGAATGGTTGAGCAGCAGCCGAAGATGGTTGGATTTACCGTTCCATTCCCCGGGAACCTGCTGGCTGCACTCCGTGGCTGCAGGCTCATCAAAAAGGAGTTTCCCCACACCATAACCGTGCTGGGTGGCGGCTTTCCCACCACCGAGCTGCGCAGCCTCACCGATACCCGCATATTTGCCTATGCCGATTATGTGGTGCTCGACGATGGGCTAAGCGCCATTAGAGCCATTGCACAAAGGCATATTGGCAATAGGGAAACCGTACAACCTTTCTCCACCTGGTATTTGGAGAATAACGAGCTGCAATTTTCACCGGAGAGTAAAGATGATGCGGTAAAGTTTGCCCAGCTTCCCTGCCCCGATTTTACCGACCTACCTCACCACCTCTACCTCGGCCTGCTCGATATGCCCAACCCCATGCACCAGCTCTGGAGCAATGGTCGCTGGAACAAGCTGATGCTAGCGCATGGCTGCTACTGGGCCGGATGCACCTTTTGCGACACCACGCTACCCTATATTCAGCGTTTTGAGCCGCGCAAAGCGGCGGATATTGCCAACCACATGGAGCAGGTGGCAACACAAACCGGCAGCTGGGGCTTTCACTTTGTGGACGAGGCCGCCCCACCCCGCCTGCTCAAGGAGCTATCGCTGGAGCTAATCCGTAGGAAACTTCCAGCAACATGGTGGACAAATATTCGGTTTGAAAAGGCCTTTACACCGGACCTCTGCAGGCTAATGGCCGCAGCGGGGTGCATTGCCGTATCGGGAGGCATTGAGGTGGCCTCCGACCGTATTTTGCAGCTCATCAACAAGGGCGTTTCCGTGGACCAAGCCACCAAAGTTACCCGTAGCTTTAGCGAGGCCGGCATCATGACCCACGCCTACCTGATGTATGGCTTCCCCACCGAAACGCTACAGGAGACCATCGATTCGCTGGAGGTGGTGCGGCAGCTCTTCGAGGAGGGAAACCTACAGTCGGGATTTTGGCACCGCTTTGCCATGACCGAGCATAGCCCCGTGGGTAAAAATCCGGGAAATTTTGGCGCCAAACGTATCTCCTCCACCCCATCGCCCTTTGCCAACAACGAGGTGCCGTTTACGGCCCCATTTGACCACAACCTCGATATGGTAGGCGAAGGTCTACGCGTTGCCACCTACAACTACATGCAGGGGCTGGGCTTCGACCTACCATTGAACAAATGGTTCAGCGGAAAAATACCTCAACCAACGCATCTGAAAAGTAGGATTAAGCATCACAACCAAACACAGAATATCGACCTACCGCAGGAGCACTCCCGCATGGTTTGGCTTGGTGGAGGTGCCCAAATTAATCCAAAGGGAGAGGTGGATGTAGCCGGAACGAAAAGTAGTCTTTCCATCCGGTGCAACCCAGTTCAGGCTCAATGGCTGGTAAACACCATTGCGGCACTCACCACCACCCCCGGCATTAGCTACGCCACCCTTAAGGAGTCGTACCAAAACGAGACTGGCGAACCGCTGGAACTCTTTCTCTTTGGTAAACAGGGAACAGCAGTGGGAAAGGCGGGGCTGCTAATAGTGTAG
- a CDS encoding NAD(P)-binding domain-containing protein: protein MKKVGIIGSGMVATSLAKGLINLGYTVMLGSRDAAKRETIKKETGAEVGDFKEVAAFGELVVLAVKGIVAETVIKLVSSMLDGKTVIDATNPIDEKPPINGVLSFFTTNDDSLMERLQELAPKANFVKAFNSVGNSHMVNPQFESKPTMFICGNSDTAKKEVTSLLDKFGWETEDMGAVEAARAIEPLCILWCIPGFRENRWNHAFKLLKSK, encoded by the coding sequence ATGAAAAAAGTTGGAATAATCGGTTCAGGGATGGTGGCTACCTCTCTGGCCAAAGGATTAATAAACCTTGGATACACGGTTATGCTTGGTTCGCGTGACGCAGCCAAACGTGAGACAATAAAAAAGGAGACTGGAGCAGAGGTTGGTGATTTCAAGGAAGTAGCTGCATTTGGAGAGTTGGTGGTACTTGCTGTAAAAGGTATTGTTGCCGAAACAGTAATAAAGTTAGTCTCGTCTATGCTCGATGGTAAAACCGTAATTGATGCCACCAACCCAATCGACGAAAAACCACCCATTAACGGAGTGCTCTCCTTTTTCACCACCAACGATGATTCGCTAATGGAAAGGCTGCAAGAGCTTGCACCCAAAGCAAATTTTGTGAAGGCCTTTAACAGCGTGGGCAATTCACACATGGTAAATCCTCAGTTTGAAAGCAAACCAACCATGTTCATCTGCGGTAATAGCGATACCGCCAAAAAGGAGGTTACCAGCCTGCTCGACAAGTTTGGTTGGGAAACGGAAGACATGGGGGCAGTTGAGGCAGCCAGAGCCATTGAGCCTCTTTGCATACTTTGGTGCATTCCCGGCTTTAGGGAGAACCGATGGAACCATGCCTTTAAGCTGCTTAAATCAAAATAG
- a CDS encoding DUF6150 family protein, giving the protein MARFLFPLGLLLFLVTTSGKAQLFFEADKVEDAQVKVFNVDNPDDADFYIYFVNTKEEVTKIGFWMEVETAKEAQVKIIFVDDEKQADFKVCAVDDSSKAGWKNLYDPRKSLLNLNPPDSTAVK; this is encoded by the coding sequence ATGGCTCGATTTCTGTTTCCCTTAGGACTCCTGCTTTTTCTTGTCACCACAAGCGGCAAAGCGCAACTTTTTTTCGAGGCAGATAAGGTTGAGGATGCCCAAGTAAAGGTGTTTAACGTTGACAATCCCGACGACGCGGACTTCTACATATACTTTGTAAACACTAAGGAGGAGGTCACCAAAATTGGTTTCTGGATGGAGGTGGAGACAGCCAAGGAGGCGCAGGTGAAGATCATATTTGTTGACGATGAGAAGCAAGCCGACTTCAAGGTTTGTGCCGTGGACGACTCGTCAAAGGCTGGTTGGAAAAACCTGTACGACCCCAGGAAAAGCCTGCTTAATCTAAACCCTCCCGATTCAACTGCGGTGAAATAA
- the lysA gene encoding diaminopimelate decarboxylase — protein sequence MIPFGTSEALQGLPTPFYLYDVDLLRRTLLNVSTLTKSLGFTVHYAVKANANERILREVASFGFGADCVSGNEIKAALEAGFPAKEIVFAGVGKSDKEISYALQKNIFCLHCESVEELKVINQIAASQGKRALVALRVNPNISAETHLHITTGTLSSKFGLSPMELNEAIDLLPALNNVRLIGLHLHIGSQITKMEIFQHVAEKINQLQENYFKNSFLPYLNVGGGLGVSYENPEGNEMPDFEGYFNTFSKTLRLLPGQKVHFELGRSIVAQCGSLVTKVLYVKGSEQKKFAVVDAGMTDLMRPALYNAVHKIVNLSSYNSTQVYDVVGPVCESTDCFAHDVALPKASRGDLLTILSAGAYGEVMSSRYNLREKPQVIFSDEIKVTPIMAWTM from the coding sequence ATGATTCCATTCGGCACCTCGGAAGCGCTACAAGGCCTACCAACGCCATTTTACCTATACGACGTCGACCTCCTGAGACGAACGCTCCTAAATGTTTCAACCCTAACCAAATCGTTAGGTTTCACCGTTCACTATGCGGTAAAAGCCAACGCCAACGAACGCATCCTCAGGGAGGTTGCATCATTTGGTTTTGGAGCCGATTGCGTAAGTGGAAATGAGATTAAAGCAGCACTAGAAGCTGGATTTCCAGCCAAGGAGATTGTTTTTGCCGGCGTCGGTAAAAGCGACAAGGAGATAAGCTACGCGCTACAGAAGAATATATTCTGCCTCCATTGTGAATCGGTGGAAGAGCTGAAGGTTATCAACCAAATTGCTGCCTCACAGGGCAAAAGGGCACTTGTTGCACTTCGCGTAAATCCCAACATTTCGGCAGAAACTCATTTGCATATTACCACTGGCACCCTAAGCAGCAAGTTCGGCCTCTCCCCCATGGAGCTAAACGAAGCCATTGACCTTCTGCCCGCGCTAAACAACGTTCGACTGATTGGTCTTCACCTACACATTGGTTCTCAAATAACTAAAATGGAGATTTTCCAACATGTTGCGGAGAAGATTAACCAGCTTCAGGAGAACTACTTCAAAAATAGTTTTTTGCCCTACCTCAATGTGGGTGGCGGCTTAGGGGTCTCCTACGAAAACCCAGAAGGGAATGAGATGCCGGACTTTGAAGGATATTTCAATACATTTAGTAAGACACTCCGCTTGCTCCCCGGCCAAAAAGTGCACTTTGAACTCGGGCGTTCCATTGTTGCCCAATGCGGCAGCCTTGTTACCAAGGTACTCTACGTGAAGGGTAGCGAGCAGAAAAAGTTTGCAGTGGTTGATGCTGGAATGACCGACCTTATGCGTCCCGCCCTCTACAATGCAGTTCATAAGATTGTAAATCTCAGCTCCTACAATTCCACGCAGGTATACGATGTGGTAGGCCCAGTGTGCGAAAGCACCGATTGCTTTGCCCACGACGTGGCACTTCCAAAAGCATCGAGAGGTGACCTGCTCACCATCCTTTCGGCAGGAGCCTATGGTGAGGTAATGAGCTCGCGCTACAACCTACGCGAAAAGCCTCAGGTCATTTTTAGCGATGAAATAAAGGTTACGCCAATAATGGCTTGGACCATGTAG
- the mtaB gene encoding tRNA (N(6)-L-threonylcarbamoyladenosine(37)-C(2))-methylthiotransferase MtaB: MEKKISFKTLGCRLNQYETDALASTFTKEGFSIVPFDQEADVCVVNTCTVTNQSDHKSRNIISQAARKSPKGLVVVTGCMAEGYTPAFSAEEAQVYVVDNTRKFSIPQLVEAHYRGETFAPERQEQDVFGFGPVEHGLHTRSFIKIQDGCDNFCTFCIIPMVRGKAASRPIDSILDDVRQTVANGFKELVITGVNIGRYDNNGLTFEDVLQQILDVPGDFRVRISSLEPDGLSPRFAELFSHPKMCPHLHLCLQSGSERILLEMRRMYSAAQFRQTVEAIRNQFPHFNFTTDVITGFPGETEQDFEDTADMVRELGFSHVHTFRYSRRQGTRADRMENQIPEKVKVARSEAIRNLSAKNKEEYYRSFMGKEQVVLIERVSRGVGKGYGQHYIPVETAASPAEVNTFVKVRITGLKGEGDKLVALAERMA; this comes from the coding sequence ATGGAGAAGAAAATATCGTTCAAGACGCTTGGTTGCCGGCTCAACCAGTACGAAACCGATGCACTCGCCTCCACCTTTACAAAGGAGGGATTTAGCATTGTGCCGTTCGACCAAGAAGCCGATGTGTGCGTGGTAAACACCTGCACCGTTACAAACCAGAGCGACCACAAATCGAGAAACATCATTAGCCAGGCGGCACGCAAAAGCCCTAAAGGGTTGGTGGTGGTAACCGGCTGCATGGCCGAAGGCTACACTCCCGCCTTCTCTGCCGAAGAGGCGCAGGTTTACGTGGTGGATAACACCCGAAAGTTCTCCATTCCGCAGCTGGTGGAGGCGCACTACCGTGGCGAAACGTTTGCCCCCGAAAGGCAGGAGCAGGATGTGTTTGGCTTCGGTCCGGTGGAGCATGGGCTGCACACGCGCAGCTTCATTAAAATTCAGGATGGATGTGACAACTTCTGCACCTTCTGCATCATTCCCATGGTGAGAGGCAAGGCGGCGAGCCGCCCCATCGACAGCATATTGGACGATGTGCGCCAAACGGTGGCCAACGGGTTTAAGGAACTGGTGATAACTGGCGTAAACATTGGGCGCTACGACAATAACGGTCTCACCTTTGAGGATGTGCTGCAGCAAATACTCGATGTTCCCGGCGACTTCCGGGTAAGGATTTCATCGCTGGAGCCCGATGGCCTCAGCCCACGCTTTGCGGAGCTCTTTAGCCATCCCAAGATGTGCCCACACCTGCACCTCTGCCTGCAAAGCGGCTCGGAGCGCATACTGCTCGAAATGCGCCGCATGTACTCCGCGGCCCAGTTCCGGCAAACGGTGGAGGCCATTCGAAATCAATTTCCCCACTTCAACTTCACCACCGACGTTATTACGGGCTTCCCCGGTGAAACGGAGCAGGACTTTGAGGATACCGCCGACATGGTGCGCGAGCTGGGCTTTAGCCATGTGCACACCTTCCGCTACTCACGCCGGCAGGGCACCCGTGCCGACCGCATGGAAAACCAAATTCCGGAGAAGGTAAAGGTTGCCCGAAGTGAAGCCATCAGAAACCTTTCGGCAAAGAACAAGGAGGAATACTACCGCTCATTTATGGGAAAGGAGCAGGTGGTGCTCATTGAACGGGTATCGCGGGGAGTTGGCAAGGGCTATGGCCAGCACTACATTCCCGTGGAGACGGCGGCAAGCCCCGCTGAGGTAAACACCTTTGTTAAGGTAAGGATAACTGGTCTTAAGGGTGAAGGCGACAAGCTGGTTGCCCTAGCCGAGCGAATGGCCTAG
- a CDS encoding type II toxin-antitoxin system RelE/ParE family toxin, translated as MEVKVLWSDSSLLQLQEIYDYYCFRASVTVAKKIVKALVVKSILLESNPLIGTKELLLTGRPFDYRFVVEGNYKIIYRVDDNIVRIVSVFDCRQNPREIEKIEE; from the coding sequence ATGGAAGTAAAGGTTTTGTGGTCAGACTCCTCCCTTCTACAACTCCAAGAAATATATGATTACTATTGTTTTAGGGCCAGTGTCACTGTGGCTAAGAAAATAGTAAAAGCATTAGTCGTAAAATCAATTCTATTAGAGTCCAATCCATTAATTGGCACAAAAGAACTCTTGCTGACCGGAAGACCTTTCGATTATCGTTTTGTCGTTGAAGGCAATTACAAAATCATTTATCGTGTTGACGACAATATTGTTAGGATAGTGTCGGTATTTGATTGTCGGCAGAATCCACGGGAAATTGAAAAAATAGAGGAATAA
- a CDS encoding FAD-binding oxidoreductase, with translation MELMIDTRFFTVQAVTNLTDHTFIVRVPRRGLQFKAGQHISVGIKGDHNLREYSIFSGENDSYLEVLVKEVKTGYFTPRLKRVKNGQLLEIDGPYGKFGISKEKEDTHKHIFIASGTGIAPFHSMVRTKPQLNYHVIHGVKSASEGYGRESFDPTRYTLCTSRDGSGSYAGRVTKLLEEMKFEPNTHFYLCGNSKMIYDALEIIKSKGFIRANVSTEVYF, from the coding sequence ATGGAATTGATGATAGATACGCGGTTCTTCACCGTACAGGCAGTTACCAATCTCACCGATCACACCTTTATTGTGAGAGTGCCAAGAAGAGGTTTGCAGTTTAAAGCAGGTCAGCACATCTCAGTCGGCATCAAGGGCGACCACAACCTCAGAGAATACTCCATTTTTAGTGGAGAGAACGACAGTTACCTCGAAGTCTTGGTAAAGGAGGTAAAAACAGGGTACTTTACCCCACGGCTCAAACGTGTAAAAAATGGCCAGCTCCTAGAAATTGATGGCCCCTACGGTAAATTCGGTATCTCGAAGGAGAAGGAGGATACACATAAGCACATTTTTATTGCCAGTGGCACCGGAATTGCACCTTTCCACAGCATGGTGAGAACCAAGCCCCAACTCAACTACCATGTGATTCATGGCGTTAAAAGCGCATCGGAAGGATATGGACGCGAAAGCTTCGACCCTACCCGCTACACGCTTTGCACCTCGCGCGATGGCTCGGGTAGCTATGCCGGGCGGGTTACCAAGCTGCTGGAGGAGATGAAGTTTGAACCCAACACCCACTTCTACCTCTGCGGCAATAGCAAGATGATTTACGACGCACTCGAAATCATAAAATCGAAAGGATTTATCCGTGCAAACGTATCCACTGAGGTCTACTTTTAA
- a CDS encoding DUF4405 domain-containing protein, with translation MKNDIKSFIINLGLLFLGFLTVFSGLLIQIQYHIGNHGRDNYSLGLDYSSWSDIHKISIVILFVLAIFHISKHLKWYKTIIGKGLLNKNKQVISLTIIFVMAAITGFVPWIIDLVNGSELFRKRFIEFHDKIAIVLSIFFILHVVKRIKWFMATFERIKK, from the coding sequence ATGAAAAATGACATTAAAAGCTTTATTATAAATCTTGGATTACTGTTTTTGGGATTTTTAACTGTATTTTCTGGATTATTAATTCAAATCCAATACCATATTGGTAATCATGGTAGAGATAATTATTCTTTAGGTCTTGATTATTCTTCATGGTCAGATATTCATAAGATTTCAATTGTAATACTTTTTGTTTTAGCAATTTTTCATATATCAAAACATTTGAAATGGTATAAAACAATAATCGGCAAAGGATTACTGAATAAAAATAAACAAGTAATATCATTGACAATTATTTTTGTCATGGCGGCTATAACAGGATTTGTTCCATGGATTATTGATTTGGTGAACGGAAGCGAATTGTTTCGTAAAAGATTTATTGAATTTCACGATAAAATTGCAATTGTTCTTTCGATATTTTTTATCTTGCATGTTGTAAAACGGATTAAATGGTTTATGGCGACATTTGAGAGGATAAAGAAATAA